A region of Anaerohalosphaeraceae bacterium DNA encodes the following proteins:
- a CDS encoding NfeD family protein produces MKGFLDSLSGLELLFACCAVFGTVLFVLRTILMFLGHAGGTDTDGQVGAEGADGGIAGTDGAVHDSDLSFKTLSLQGVTVFFMMFGITGWMIMRMGEFHPVIPIGISLLTGGLMLWLVKKLFQWAARLQSSGTLNLDNAVGQEGTVYLTIRPGKPGKVQLAVQERLTVLDAITEKQEELKTGQTVRVVKISAGRLVVEKS; encoded by the coding sequence ATGAAGGGCTTTCTTGACAGTCTGAGTGGGCTGGAATTGCTTTTTGCCTGCTGCGCTGTTTTTGGAACGGTGTTGTTTGTCCTTCGGACGATTCTGATGTTTCTTGGGCATGCAGGCGGCACGGATACGGACGGTCAGGTCGGAGCGGAAGGGGCGGATGGAGGCATAGCCGGAACTGACGGGGCCGTCCATGACAGCGATTTGAGTTTCAAAACCCTTTCTCTGCAGGGGGTTACCGTCTTTTTTATGATGTTCGGAATAACCGGATGGATGATTATGCGGATGGGGGAATTTCATCCGGTAATACCGATCGGCATCAGCCTGCTGACAGGCGGTTTGATGCTTTGGCTGGTCAAGAAGCTTTTTCAGTGGGCAGCTCGGCTGCAATCCAGCGGAACCCTGAATCTGGACAATGCCGTGGGGCAGGAAGGAACGGTCTATCTGACCATTCGGCCCGGAAAGCCCGGCAAGGTGCAGCTGGCCGTCCAGGAGCGATTGACGGTTTTGGATGCGATTACCGAAAAGCAGGAGGAGTTGAAAACCGGACAGACCGTCCGTGTGGTTAAGATTTCAGCCGGACGTCTGGTCGTTGAAAAAAGTTAA
- a CDS encoding DUF2784 family protein — protein sequence MSAQRLADGLMVIHFLWVLFMVWGIVRTIDAAAAVMVCRHPPLRARRFLERWIFRTVHLAGIVFTGFLAVLGKYCPLTIWEYQLRCGGRPFAEPPGSFLLVWVERLLYPDVPPVLLEAVSALAALFTMAVYAVRPPVKVRQALGVLLRRSSGRQGSRARRP from the coding sequence ATGAGCGCTCAACGGCTGGCCGATGGACTGATGGTGATTCATTTCCTCTGGGTGCTGTTTATGGTCTGGGGGATTGTCCGGACAATCGATGCGGCGGCTGCGGTGATGGTCTGCCGGCATCCGCCCCTTCGGGCCCGGCGGTTTCTGGAACGGTGGATTTTCCGTACAGTTCATCTGGCGGGGATTGTGTTTACGGGATTCCTGGCGGTTCTGGGAAAGTATTGTCCGCTGACGATATGGGAGTATCAGCTGCGGTGCGGCGGCCGGCCGTTTGCGGAACCGCCTGGCTCATTTCTGCTGGTATGGGTCGAGCGGCTGCTGTATCCGGATGTACCGCCGGTGCTCTTGGAGGCCGTTTCGGCCCTGGCGGCTCTGTTTACAATGGCGGTCTATGCCGTGCGTCCTCCGGTGAAAGTCCGACAGGCACTGGGTGTTCTTTTGCGGCGCTCCAGCGGCCGTCAGGGCTCAAGGGCCAGGAGACCCTGA
- a CDS encoding Bax inhibitor-1/YccA family protein, with amino-acid sequence MMRTANPALNDQVFEAIPYYDSTVKTMTLQGTVNRTAVLLGLVTASASWTWYVYSAGGNFTPYLLGGLIGGFVLALITIFKKTAAPVTAPLYAVAEGLLLGGISAAFEQQFPGIVFQAVFLTFGTLAALLIAYTSRLIKPSENFKLGIVAATGGICLFYFIALILGFFGLNVPLLHSSGPLGIAFSVFIVIIATLNLVLDFDFIENGAAAGAPKYMEWYAAFGLLVTLVWLYLEILRLLAKLQQSRR; translated from the coding sequence ATGATGCGGACAGCCAACCCGGCCCTCAATGACCAGGTCTTTGAGGCCATTCCCTATTACGATTCCACCGTCAAGACGATGACCCTTCAGGGCACTGTGAACCGCACCGCCGTCCTGCTGGGGCTGGTCACGGCCTCGGCTTCGTGGACCTGGTATGTCTATTCCGCCGGCGGCAATTTCACCCCTTATCTGCTGGGCGGCCTCATCGGCGGTTTTGTTCTGGCCCTGATTACCATCTTCAAAAAGACTGCGGCCCCGGTTACCGCCCCGCTGTATGCCGTCGCAGAAGGGCTGCTTTTGGGGGGCATCTCGGCGGCCTTCGAACAGCAGTTCCCCGGCATCGTCTTTCAGGCTGTCTTTCTAACCTTCGGCACGCTGGCCGCTCTGCTGATTGCCTACACCTCCCGGCTGATTAAGCCGTCGGAGAACTTCAAACTCGGCATCGTCGCCGCCACAGGCGGAATCTGCCTGTTCTATTTCATCGCACTGATTCTGGGCTTCTTTGGTCTGAATGTTCCCCTGCTTCACAGCAGCGGGCCGCTCGGGATTGCCTTCAGTGTCTTTATCGTCATCATCGCCACCCTGAATCTGGTGCTGGACTTTGACTTTATCGAAAACGGGGCTGCTGCGGGTGCTCCCAAATATATGGAATGGTACGCCGCCTTCGGGCTGCTGGTTACGCTGGTCTGGCTCTATCTGGAAATTCTCCGACTGCTGGCCAAACTCCAGCAAAGCCGACGCTGA
- the nspC gene encoding carboxynorspermidine decarboxylase, with the protein MDPARVQTPCYVIDLGRLKKNLVLLGQVQQDTGCRILLALKGFAAWSTFDLCRQYLSGAAASSLHEAKLAAEYFRKEVHLCAPAYRDDEMPEYLRIVDHIVFNSHTQWNRFRQKVQQSPRPIACGLRVNPMHSEVRTRIYDPCAPGSRLGIPPEQFRSEELEGISGLHFHTLCELNADSLVRTLAAVEKHFGAVIRQMKWMNFGGGHHITRPDYDVELLCRTIRDFWQRYPNLEAIYLEPGEAIALHTGFLIASVLDIVHNQMDIAILDTSASAHMPDVLEMPYRPVITGAGLPGEKAYTYRLAGPTCLAGDVIGDYSFDKPLQVGDRLVFHDMAHYTMVKNTMFNGINLPDIVLYDPQQDRYLLQRRFTYEDFKSRLS; encoded by the coding sequence ATGGACCCGGCACGCGTACAAACACCCTGTTATGTGATTGATTTGGGGCGGCTGAAAAAGAATCTGGTCCTGCTCGGACAGGTCCAGCAGGACACAGGGTGTCGGATTCTGCTGGCCTTAAAGGGATTTGCCGCCTGGAGCACGTTTGACTTGTGTCGGCAGTATCTGTCCGGGGCGGCGGCCAGCTCCCTGCACGAGGCCAAACTGGCCGCGGAGTATTTCCGCAAGGAAGTGCATTTGTGTGCTCCGGCTTATCGGGATGATGAGATGCCCGAGTACCTGCGCATCGTTGACCATATTGTTTTTAATTCCCATACTCAGTGGAATCGTTTTCGCCAAAAGGTTCAGCAATCCCCCCGTCCGATTGCCTGCGGTCTGCGTGTCAACCCGATGCACTCAGAGGTCAGGACACGCATTTATGACCCGTGTGCGCCCGGCTCCCGGCTGGGGATTCCGCCGGAGCAGTTTCGCTCGGAGGAGCTGGAGGGCATCAGCGGTCTTCATTTTCACACACTTTGCGAGCTGAACGCCGATTCGCTGGTTCGGACGCTGGCGGCTGTTGAAAAGCATTTCGGCGCGGTCATCCGGCAGATGAAGTGGATGAATTTCGGCGGGGGACATCACATTACACGGCCGGATTATGATGTGGAGCTTTTGTGCCGCACCATTCGGGATTTTTGGCAGCGGTATCCGAATCTGGAGGCGATTTATCTGGAGCCGGGCGAGGCCATCGCTCTGCATACCGGTTTTCTGATTGCCTCGGTACTGGACATTGTGCACAACCAGATGGATATTGCGATTCTGGACACGTCGGCTTCGGCCCATATGCCGGATGTGCTGGAGATGCCGTATCGGCCGGTTATTACCGGAGCGGGCCTGCCGGGAGAGAAGGCCTATACCTATCGGCTGGCCGGGCCGACTTGTCTGGCGGGCGATGTCATCGGCGATTATTCGTTTGACAAGCCGCTTCAGGTCGGCGACCGACTGGTTTTTCACGATATGGCTCACTATACAATGGTCAAGAATACGATGTTTAACGGCATCAACCTGCCGGACATCGTCCTTTACGACCCGCAGCAGGACCGCTATCTCCTGCAGCGGCGGTTTACCTACGAGGATTTTAAATCCCGCCTGTCCTGA
- a CDS encoding tetratricopeptide repeat protein, which translates to MNNKTSISYQIEQIQKMLDSGKPQQALDYLDRLDSNNHLIQNARGVCLMRLGQADAAIQILRDLAFQGQICIPSDTPPLFAANYATALLMKGYNQEALEILADLNPAQHPYIAALYDAVAEWKRGLTLFQKLCCRLKLYPKKPISLTVPPGGL; encoded by the coding sequence ATGAATAACAAGACATCCATTTCCTATCAAATCGAACAGATTCAAAAGATGCTTGACTCCGGAAAGCCCCAGCAGGCGCTGGATTATCTGGACCGCCTGGATTCAAACAACCATCTGATTCAAAATGCCCGGGGAGTCTGTCTGATGCGTCTGGGCCAGGCGGATGCGGCGATCCAGATTTTGCGCGACCTGGCTTTTCAGGGGCAAATCTGTATTCCGTCGGACACCCCGCCTCTTTTTGCCGCCAATTATGCCACGGCGCTGCTGATGAAAGGATATAACCAGGAAGCCCTGGAAATTCTGGCCGATTTAAACCCGGCCCAGCATCCTTATATTGCAGCCTTGTACGATGCTGTTGCAGAATGGAAACGGGGGCTTACGCTGTTCCAGAAGTTGTGCTGCCGGCTGAAGCTGTATCCCAAGAAGCCGATTTCGCTGACCGTTCCTCCCGGCGGTCTATAA
- the dapB gene encoding 4-hydroxy-tetrahydrodipicolinate reductase yields MTASLIIHGAAGRMGKRLIALALESGFWKIVGAVDHPEHPDIGKDAALLAGCGNTGVVLSGSLDKKADVMIDFSLPGAAAETIAFCEKTRTALVMGTTGLSEAHMDLLRKAGQKIPIVQATNMSLGMNLLFSLVGRVAKSLGEEYDIEIVEAHHRHKKDAPSGSALSLAQSICEQTGRKYPDVLVHGREGKEALRQKGTIGMHAIRAGDIVGQHSVIYSTQGETITLSHSAHSRDTFARGALSAARWLLGKAPGLYSMQDVLGLR; encoded by the coding sequence ATGACAGCGTCATTGATTATTCACGGTGCGGCCGGGCGAATGGGCAAACGTCTGATTGCCTTGGCGCTGGAGTCCGGTTTCTGGAAAATCGTTGGAGCGGTGGACCATCCGGAGCATCCGGATATCGGCAAGGATGCCGCATTGCTGGCCGGATGCGGGAATACGGGAGTGGTTTTATCCGGCAGCTTGGACAAAAAAGCGGATGTGATGATTGATTTTTCCCTGCCTGGTGCGGCGGCTGAAACCATTGCGTTCTGTGAGAAGACCCGGACGGCATTGGTGATGGGAACGACAGGACTTTCGGAGGCGCATATGGACCTCCTTCGAAAGGCCGGTCAGAAAATCCCGATTGTCCAGGCAACCAATATGAGTTTGGGAATGAACCTGCTGTTCAGTCTGGTTGGACGAGTGGCCAAAAGTCTGGGGGAAGAGTATGATATCGAGATTGTCGAGGCACATCATCGACATAAAAAAGACGCCCCCAGCGGCTCTGCCTTGTCGCTGGCCCAGTCCATTTGCGAGCAGACAGGTCGAAAATATCCGGATGTGCTGGTCCATGGACGAGAAGGCAAAGAGGCCCTGCGTCAAAAAGGGACGATTGGGATGCATGCCATCCGAGCGGGTGATATTGTCGGCCAGCACAGTGTGATCTACAGCACGCAGGGGGAGACAATCACCCTTTCGCACTCCGCCCATAGCCGGGATACGTTTGCCCGGGGGGCTTTGAGTGCGGCTCGGTGGCTTTTGGGGAAGGCCCCGGGACTTTATTCGATGCAGGATGTTTTGGGGCTTCGATGA
- the mutY gene encoding A/G-specific adenine glycosylase gives MSKNSKTPRPEEIRQALLRWWDQGHRDLPWRRTKDPYAVWLAEMMLQQTRIETVIPYYERFLQHFPTVESLAEAKLDSVLKLWEGLGYYSRARHLHKAAQIIVREYGGRFPEKASELQKLPGVGRYTAGAVASIAFHQPAPLVDGNVIRVLCRLFCIRQEPTQTAVKNKLWQLAETLVCPRRPGDFNQSLMELGAVVCKPGLPDCRMCPLEMFCLAKQKGLQAVLPIMPKSGKLPEYEIAVGIVFRKGRVLIAKRKAEGLLGGLWEFPGGKREAGETLEQTAAREIREETAIAVSVGPCLTVVRHAYSHFKIVLHAFLCEYQGGKAEPLGCDAVKWVWPSRLIQYAFPAANLKIFQKLHSWVNKKRS, from the coding sequence ATGTCGAAGAACTCAAAAACCCCCAGACCTGAAGAGATTCGACAGGCCCTGCTGCGCTGGTGGGATCAGGGGCACCGCGATTTGCCCTGGCGGCGGACGAAAGACCCTTACGCCGTCTGGCTGGCGGAGATGATGCTCCAGCAGACGCGCATTGAAACCGTCATTCCATATTATGAGCGTTTTTTGCAGCATTTTCCGACGGTGGAGTCGCTGGCGGAGGCCAAACTGGATTCGGTGTTAAAGCTGTGGGAGGGGCTGGGCTACTACAGCCGAGCCCGCCATCTGCACAAAGCCGCTCAAATCATTGTTCGGGAGTACGGCGGGCGGTTTCCGGAGAAGGCCAGCGAGCTGCAGAAGCTTCCCGGCGTTGGACGTTATACCGCCGGAGCCGTGGCGAGCATCGCCTTTCACCAGCCGGCGCCGCTGGTGGACGGCAATGTCATTCGCGTTCTGTGTCGGCTGTTTTGCATCCGCCAGGAACCGACCCAAACCGCCGTCAAAAACAAACTCTGGCAGCTGGCCGAAACCCTGGTTTGTCCCCGGCGCCCGGGCGATTTCAATCAGTCGCTGATGGAGCTGGGGGCCGTTGTCTGCAAACCCGGTCTGCCCGATTGCCGGATGTGTCCGCTGGAGATGTTTTGTCTGGCCAAACAAAAGGGGCTTCAAGCCGTTCTTCCTATAATGCCCAAAAGCGGCAAACTGCCGGAATATGAGATTGCGGTTGGGATTGTCTTTCGAAAGGGGCGGGTCCTGATTGCCAAACGAAAGGCCGAAGGGCTTTTGGGGGGCTTGTGGGAGTTTCCCGGCGGCAAGAGAGAAGCGGGTGAGACGCTCGAGCAGACGGCGGCTCGTGAGATTCGGGAGGAGACGGCAATCGCGGTTTCCGTCGGGCCTTGTCTGACGGTGGTGCGGCACGCTTATTCGCACTTTAAGATTGTGCTGCATGCCTTTTTGTGTGAGTATCAAGGCGGAAAAGCCGAGCCGCTCGGCTGCGATGCCGTCAAATGGGTCTGGCCCAGCCGGTTAATTCAATACGCTTTTCCGGCGGCCAATCTCAAAATTTTTCAAAAACTGCATTCTTGGGTAAACAAAAAGCGGTCTTAA
- a CDS encoding glycoside hydrolase family 43 protein: MRDPSICRGPDGTFHMVWTTGWWDKGIGLAHSKDLIHWSPQRRLGVMDHEPNALNCWAPEILYDAKTQQFLIYWSTTIPGRFPETDETGDISREGYKQNHRIYYITTKDFETFSPTALLYDGGFNVIDAVIVPDNGRWLMFVKDETKRPQAQKNLRLAVSENLTGPYGPASEPFTPSWVEGPTVLKLGEYWVVYYDEYTRSRYGAVRSKDLKNWEIISEQLRFPRGTRHGTAFEADEQILQGLLALEP; this comes from the coding sequence ATGCGCGACCCGTCTATCTGCCGGGGACCGGACGGCACCTTCCATATGGTCTGGACGACCGGCTGGTGGGACAAAGGCATCGGGCTGGCCCACTCCAAAGATTTGATTCACTGGTCGCCGCAGCGTCGGCTGGGGGTGATGGACCACGAACCCAACGCCCTGAACTGCTGGGCGCCGGAAATCCTCTATGACGCAAAAACCCAACAATTCCTGATTTACTGGTCCACCACCATCCCGGGCCGCTTCCCCGAAACAGATGAAACCGGCGACATCTCCCGCGAGGGCTACAAACAGAATCACCGGATTTACTATATCACCACCAAAGACTTCGAAACCTTCTCCCCGACCGCCCTGCTCTACGACGGGGGATTTAATGTCATCGATGCGGTGATTGTGCCGGATAACGGACGCTGGCTGATGTTTGTCAAGGACGAAACCAAACGCCCCCAGGCCCAAAAGAATCTCCGTCTGGCCGTCAGCGAAAATCTCACCGGCCCTTACGGCCCCGCCTCCGAACCCTTTACGCCCTCGTGGGTCGAGGGCCCTACGGTTCTGAAGCTTGGCGAATATTGGGTCGTCTATTACGACGAATACACCCGCAGCCGCTACGGAGCCGTCCGCTCCAAAGACCTGAAAAACTGGGAAATTATCTCCGAGCAGCTGCGTTTTCCCCGCGGCACCCGCCACGGAACGGCCTTTGAAGCCGATGAACAAATTCTTCAGGGTCTCCTGGCCCTTGAGCCCTGA
- a CDS encoding calcium/sodium antiporter, translated as MVFLLIAAGLLLLYFGAEWLVKGAAAAAVRLGVTPLAIGLTVVAFGTSAPELTVSTHAALKGLGDIAAANVVGSNIFNIAFILGLAAAIRPIRVTRQLIRWDVPVMIAVSVLCLVLLLDRHLTRTEGLLLSAGITAYTIWTFRQAKREPDLALGLAEVSKQSGALTGLWVPAALVVLGLALLVLGSKLLVAGALQLARRYGISEAVIGLTIVSAGTSLPELATSVVAAVRRQADISIGNIVGSNIFNLLGILGISSLVRPYSAPELTFWDLAMMLGTALLLLPLLRSGFVLSRKEGLFFLVLYGAYLWHLRPQ; from the coding sequence ATGGTCTTTCTTCTGATAGCGGCAGGGCTTTTGCTGCTGTATTTTGGGGCGGAGTGGCTGGTGAAGGGGGCGGCTGCGGCGGCGGTTCGTTTGGGAGTGACGCCGCTGGCGATTGGACTGACGGTCGTGGCGTTTGGAACCAGTGCACCGGAGCTGACGGTGAGCACCCACGCCGCTCTGAAAGGATTGGGGGATATTGCCGCAGCCAATGTAGTCGGTTCCAATATCTTTAATATCGCGTTCATTCTGGGGCTTGCGGCGGCCATCCGCCCGATTCGCGTTACCAGGCAGCTGATTCGCTGGGATGTGCCGGTGATGATTGCCGTATCGGTTCTTTGCCTTGTGCTGCTGCTGGACCGGCACCTGACCCGAACGGAGGGGCTGCTGCTCTCTGCGGGAATAACCGCTTATACGATTTGGACATTTCGTCAGGCCAAACGGGAGCCGGATTTGGCTTTGGGGCTGGCGGAGGTGTCCAAACAGAGCGGTGCCTTGACAGGGCTTTGGGTTCCTGCGGCGCTGGTGGTTCTGGGGCTGGCGCTGCTGGTGCTCGGGTCCAAGCTGCTGGTTGCCGGGGCTCTTCAGTTGGCCCGAAGGTATGGGATTTCAGAGGCCGTGATTGGATTGACGATTGTCAGCGCCGGCACGAGTCTGCCGGAGCTGGCCACATCGGTGGTGGCGGCGGTTCGCCGGCAGGCGGATATCTCTATCGGCAATATTGTAGGCTCCAATATTTTCAATCTGTTGGGGATATTAGGGATTTCCTCGCTGGTGCGTCCGTATTCGGCGCCGGAGCTGACGTTTTGGGATTTGGCAATGATGCTCGGAACGGCCCTTCTGCTGCTTCCTCTCCTGCGGAGCGGTTTCGTTTTGAGCCGCAAGGAGGGGCTCTTCTTTCTGGTTTTATACGGGGCCTATTTATGGCATCTGCGGCCGCAATAG
- a CDS encoding glycine zipper domain-containing protein, producing MGKRLVSGMLLLILLASVGCQSDAQTGALIGGAVGAGVGQAVGRDTKGTLIGAAVGAGAGYVIGAQSDKKKAEQQRQQEVYSPQPASAAATETVWITNSNGSKTSVTLRREGGYWYGPRGERYDTKPTEEQLRTVYGF from the coding sequence ATGGGAAAAAGACTGGTATCAGGTATGTTGCTTCTGATTCTGCTCGCCTCGGTCGGCTGTCAAAGTGATGCGCAGACCGGAGCCCTGATTGGAGGTGCCGTGGGGGCCGGAGTCGGCCAGGCCGTCGGGCGAGACACAAAAGGAACGCTGATTGGTGCCGCCGTCGGTGCCGGAGCCGGTTATGTAATTGGGGCGCAATCCGACAAAAAGAAGGCCGAACAGCAGCGTCAGCAGGAGGTGTATTCTCCTCAACCGGCTTCAGCCGCCGCAACGGAAACCGTCTGGATAACCAACAGCAACGGGTCCAAAACCTCCGTCACCCTCCGCAGAGAAGGCGGCTATTGGTACGGCCCCCGAGGCGAACGATACGACACCAAACCGACGGAAGAGCAGCTCCGGACGGTATATGGGTTTTAA
- a CDS encoding phage Gp37/Gp68 family protein: MATQTAIEWTQCTWNPVTGCTKISAGCAHCYAERMARRLCAMGQPRYRNGFQVTVHPETLEEPYGWKKPRLVFVNSMSDLFHEEVPFSFIQRIFSVMNRCTQHTFQILTKRSHRLAELAPLLEWSPNVWIGVTIEKSDYLYRLDHLRRVNASVRFLSLEPLLGPIDTLTLEGVDWVIVGGESGPRARPMKEEWVLQIQENCLKERVPFFFKQWGGFNKKKAGRLLQGRTWDEKPFVVLQGNNLNGLPV; encoded by the coding sequence ATGGCGACGCAGACGGCGATTGAGTGGACGCAGTGTACCTGGAATCCCGTAACCGGCTGTACGAAAATCAGCGCCGGCTGTGCTCATTGTTATGCGGAGCGGATGGCCAGGCGGCTGTGTGCAATGGGGCAGCCCCGTTATCGCAACGGCTTTCAGGTCACGGTGCATCCGGAAACGCTGGAGGAACCTTATGGGTGGAAAAAGCCCCGGTTGGTCTTTGTGAATTCGATGAGTGATTTGTTTCATGAAGAGGTGCCGTTTTCTTTTATTCAGCGGATTTTTTCCGTGATGAACCGATGTACACAGCATACGTTTCAGATATTAACAAAACGCTCGCATCGCCTGGCGGAGTTGGCCCCGCTGCTGGAGTGGTCGCCGAATGTGTGGATTGGGGTGACGATTGAAAAATCTGATTATTTGTACCGTCTTGACCATCTGCGGCGTGTCAACGCTTCTGTAAGATTCTTGTCCCTGGAACCCTTGCTTGGACCGATAGATACTTTAACACTGGAAGGGGTTGATTGGGTGATTGTCGGCGGGGAATCCGGTCCGCGGGCACGTCCGATGAAAGAAGAGTGGGTTCTTCAGATACAGGAAAACTGTTTGAAAGAACGAGTTCCTTTCTTTTTCAAACAGTGGGGCGGTTTCAACAAGAAAAAAGCAGGACGCCTTCTGCAGGGGCGTACGTGGGATGAAAAGCCCTTCGTTGTCCTTCAAGGAAACAACTTAAACGGATTGCCTGTTTAA
- a CDS encoding SPFH domain-containing protein: MTLTWPVLLLIWCSIAALVVFFLVMFLASRYRRCSSDQILVIYGRVGKNQTARCIHGGGAFVWPLIQDYAYMSLTPMTITIPLENALSLQNIRINVPSTFTVGISTEPAIMNNAAERLLRLTPHQIEEMAKEIIFGQLRLTVASLTIEQINQDRESFLEAIRKNVEPELNKIGLILINVNITDITDGSNYIESIGKKAAAEAINTAKIDVAEQEKIGAIGEAQANRERTIRVAENYAEAEKGQKKAEADKRIYIQQQEAEAVKGEKKAVAEQRIFVQQQEALAVSGENKAKADIAESEAQLAIRRAEALRKGEVAKRQAEAEIQKAQYLAEQQRLTAEVIVKQEIEKQKIEIEAEALAERYRREAKGQADAILAKYEAEAKGLRQVLESKAAGYRMLVESCNGDARSAATLLMIEKLEEIVSRQVEAIKNLRIDKITVWDSGGSDKGGSSTANFLSSLIKSLPPLQEIAAMAGVELPEYLGKMSEEKKEAVAAQGKSETASSQKTT; encoded by the coding sequence ATGACCTTGACCTGGCCTGTGCTGCTGCTGATTTGGTGTTCGATTGCCGCTCTTGTAGTGTTTTTCCTGGTGATGTTTCTGGCATCGCGGTATCGGCGGTGCTCATCCGACCAGATTCTGGTGATTTACGGCCGCGTCGGGAAAAATCAGACGGCGCGCTGCATCCACGGCGGCGGAGCGTTTGTCTGGCCGCTGATTCAGGATTACGCGTACATGAGTCTGACCCCGATGACCATCACCATTCCGCTGGAAAATGCGCTGTCTTTGCAGAATATCCGGATTAATGTTCCGAGTACCTTTACCGTCGGCATCAGCACGGAACCGGCGATTATGAATAATGCGGCGGAGCGTCTGCTGCGGCTGACCCCTCATCAGATAGAGGAGATGGCCAAGGAGATTATTTTCGGGCAGCTTCGTCTGACGGTGGCCTCCCTGACGATTGAGCAGATTAACCAGGACCGGGAAAGTTTTCTGGAGGCCATCCGGAAAAACGTTGAGCCGGAACTGAACAAAATCGGGCTGATTCTGATTAACGTCAACATCACCGATATTACGGACGGCTCGAATTACATCGAAAGCATCGGCAAAAAGGCGGCTGCGGAAGCAATCAACACCGCCAAAATTGACGTGGCCGAACAGGAAAAAATCGGTGCAATCGGCGAAGCACAGGCCAACCGGGAACGAACGATTCGCGTAGCGGAGAATTATGCAGAGGCCGAAAAGGGACAGAAAAAGGCCGAGGCGGATAAGCGAATTTACATCCAGCAGCAGGAGGCGGAGGCCGTCAAGGGAGAGAAAAAGGCGGTCGCGGAACAGCGGATTTTTGTCCAGCAGCAGGAAGCCCTTGCGGTCAGCGGGGAAAATAAAGCCAAGGCGGATATTGCCGAATCCGAGGCGCAATTGGCCATCAGACGGGCGGAGGCCCTTCGAAAAGGCGAAGTGGCCAAACGGCAGGCCGAAGCGGAAATCCAGAAGGCCCAGTATTTGGCGGAACAGCAGCGGCTGACGGCCGAAGTGATTGTCAAACAGGAAATTGAAAAGCAGAAGATTGAAATTGAGGCCGAGGCCCTTGCGGAGCGGTATCGCCGGGAGGCCAAAGGGCAGGCCGATGCCATTCTGGCCAAATATGAAGCGGAAGCCAAAGGGCTTCGTCAGGTGCTGGAAAGCAAGGCCGCCGGCTATCGGATGCTGGTTGAAAGCTGCAACGGAGACGCCCGCTCGGCCGCAACTCTGCTGATGATTGAGAAACTGGAGGAAATCGTCAGTCGTCAGGTGGAGGCGATTAAGAATCTCAGGATTGATAAGATTACGGTTTGGGATTCAGGCGGCTCAGACAAGGGCGGCTCGTCCACGGCCAATTTTCTGTCCAGTTTAATCAAGTCGCTGCCGCCTCTGCAGGAGATTGCGGCCATGGCGGGGGTGGAACTGCCGGAGTATTTGGGCAAGATGTCCGAGGAGAAAAAGGAAGCAGTCGCAGCTCAAGGGAAATCGGAGACAGCGTCATCCCAAAAGACGACCTGA
- a CDS encoding 30S ribosomal protein THX translates to MGKGDKRTKRGKLWRGTYGKMRRPEGKEKKDRIFPPMPQPAEQGTGSESK, encoded by the coding sequence ATGGGAAAAGGGGATAAGAGAACCAAGCGCGGCAAACTGTGGAGAGGAACCTACGGCAAGATGCGCCGTCCGGAAGGCAAGGAGAAGAAAGACCGGATTTTCCCGCCGATGCCGCAGCCGGCGGAGCAGGGAACCGGCTCTGAAAGCAAATAG